From a region of the Nonlabens sp. Hel1_33_55 genome:
- the rplM gene encoding 50S ribosomal protein L13, which translates to MNTLSYKTVSANSATVNKEWVLIDAADQPLGRMASIAAKFLRGKYKTNFTPHVDCGDNVIIINAAGVQLSGNKWDDKSYIRHTGYPGGQRSLTARELYDKDPARVVENAVKGMLPKNKLGATIYRNLKVYAGAEHEQGAQQPRTINLNEVK; encoded by the coding sequence GTGAATACTTTAAGTTATAAAACCGTATCAGCTAACAGCGCTACCGTAAACAAGGAATGGGTACTGATAGATGCTGCTGATCAACCGTTAGGCCGTATGGCTTCCATCGCTGCTAAATTCCTAAGAGGAAAGTATAAAACTAACTTTACTCCACACGTTGACTGTGGTGATAATGTTATTATTATCAATGCTGCTGGAGTACAATTGAGCGGTAACAAGTGGGATGATAAGAGTTACATACGCCACACGGGCTACCCAGGTGGACAACGTAGTCTTACCGCAAGAGAGCTTTATGACAAAGATCCTGCAAGAGTAGTAGAGAATGCCGTAAAAGGTATGTTGCCTAAAAACAAATTAGGTGCTACTATCTATCGCAATCTTAAAGTATATGCTGGAGCTGAGCATGAGCAAGGCGCACAACAACCTAGAACAATCAATCTTAACGAGGTAAAGTAA
- a CDS encoding App1 family protein yields MGIFKRDPWIIDVFRTYSGEFHLYVRGRALQDQPLKLYEHQTIYQTLRNTWRTFQTDEIRRIPVVLTLPNGEQYKSVTDSEGYFLFDIDTKHDLQNLADEEGYLPITISFDENNPASHSTGSGRVAKAKSQQRISLNKFTGETLVPPTTTAYGIISDIDDTIMKTGVTSFLKLRVAFNTFFRNYDRRIPFKNAANFYQLLHRGASGKDQNPMFYLSNSPWNLYRYLEKFVDFHGFPKGPILLRDFPTPWDRTPKRERPHKEHELINILKHYPDQKFILIGDAGEHDTTYYTNAATLYPERIKAIYIRAVNHRKKEAAIKEMADAFKVCPVLLVKESREAIEHAREMGWIV; encoded by the coding sequence ATGGGAATTTTCAAGCGCGATCCGTGGATCATCGATGTCTTTAGAACCTACAGCGGCGAGTTTCATTTGTATGTGCGTGGACGCGCCTTACAGGACCAGCCGTTAAAGCTGTACGAGCATCAAACCATCTACCAGACGTTGCGCAATACCTGGCGCACCTTCCAGACAGATGAGATCAGACGCATACCAGTAGTACTCACCTTGCCTAACGGCGAGCAATACAAATCGGTTACTGATAGTGAAGGCTACTTTCTCTTTGACATAGATACCAAACACGACTTGCAAAACCTCGCAGATGAAGAAGGTTATTTGCCTATCACGATTTCTTTTGATGAGAACAATCCCGCTTCCCATTCGACAGGCTCAGGACGCGTCGCGAAAGCGAAATCACAACAACGCATCTCATTAAACAAATTCACTGGCGAGACACTCGTGCCACCTACCACAACCGCTTACGGGATTATTAGCGACATTGACGACACCATCATGAAAACCGGAGTGACCAGCTTTCTCAAGTTGCGTGTAGCTTTCAATACGTTTTTTAGAAACTACGACCGTAGGATACCATTTAAAAATGCGGCCAACTTCTATCAATTGCTACATCGCGGCGCTTCAGGAAAAGATCAAAACCCGATGTTCTATTTGAGCAACAGCCCATGGAATTTGTACCGTTATCTAGAGAAGTTTGTGGATTTTCATGGCTTTCCAAAAGGACCTATTCTTTTGCGCGATTTTCCAACACCATGGGATCGCACGCCCAAACGAGAGCGACCGCACAAGGAACACGAACTCATCAATATTTTAAAGCACTATCCAGATCAGAAATTCATCTTGATAGGCGATGCTGGAGAACACGACACCACCTATTATACGAATGCAGCCACATTATATCCAGAGCGCATCAAAGCGATCTATATAAGAGCTGTAAACCACCGCAAAAAAGAAGCCGCCATCAAAGAAATGGCAGATGCTTTTAAGGTATGTCCAGTTTTACTAGTCAAAGAATCACGAGAAGCGATCGAGCATGCAAGGGAAATGGGTTGGATTGTTTAA
- a CDS encoding deoxynucleoside kinase, producing the protein MHIAVAGNIGAGKTTLTKLLAKHYKWTPQFEDVLENPYLEDFYQDMERWSFNLQVYFLNSRFSQVLEIRESGKKIIQDRTIYEDASIFAPNLHAMGLLSQRDFDNYSRLFNLMEKLVAAPDLLIYLRSSIPNLVNQIHKRGRDYENTISIDYLSRLNERYEAWVHGYDKGNMLIIDVDNIDFVNNPEDLGDIINRIDAEMTGLFA; encoded by the coding sequence ATGCACATTGCCGTCGCCGGAAACATAGGAGCAGGAAAGACAACCTTAACCAAACTACTCGCCAAACACTACAAATGGACGCCACAATTTGAGGACGTTCTTGAAAACCCATACCTAGAAGATTTTTATCAGGACATGGAGCGATGGTCGTTTAATTTGCAGGTGTATTTCTTGAATTCAAGATTTAGCCAAGTGCTGGAAATACGTGAAAGCGGTAAGAAAATCATTCAGGATCGTACGATCTATGAGGACGCTAGCATTTTTGCACCTAACTTACATGCGATGGGATTGCTATCACAACGAGACTTTGATAATTACAGTAGACTCTTTAACCTGATGGAAAAACTAGTAGCAGCTCCAGATCTATTGATCTATCTGCGCAGTTCTATCCCTAATCTCGTGAACCAGATCCACAAACGCGGTCGTGATTATGAGAACACCATCTCCATCGACTACCTCAGCCGGTTGAACGAGCGTTATGAAGCCTGGGTTCATGGTTACGATAAAGGCAATATGCTTATCATCGACGTGGACAACATCGACTTTGTCAATAATCCAGAAGATCTAGGAGACATCATCAATAGGATTGATGCAGAGATGACTGGGTTGTTTGCTTAA
- the rpsI gene encoding 30S ribosomal protein S9, protein METVHKIGRRKTAVARVYLTEGKGEVTINNKPLDKYFTTGMLQYKVKQPFMLTDDVDGYDVRVNVFGGGITGQAEAVRLAISRALVEIDADKKTLLKAEGLMTRDPRMVERKKFGQKKARKKFQFSKR, encoded by the coding sequence ATGGAGACAGTACACAAAATAGGTAGAAGAAAAACTGCCGTAGCTCGAGTATACCTTACAGAAGGTAAAGGAGAAGTAACGATCAACAATAAACCACTAGATAAGTATTTCACAACTGGAATGCTTCAATACAAAGTGAAGCAGCCGTTTATGTTGACTGACGATGTAGATGGTTATGATGTTAGAGTTAATGTTTTTGGTGGTGGTATCACTGGCCAGGCAGAAGCTGTACGTTTAGCGATCTCAAGAGCACTTGTTGAAATCGATGCAGACAAGAAAACATTATTGAAAGCTGAAGGTCTTATGACTCGTGACCCTAGAATGGTTGAGCGTAAGAAATTTGGTCAAAAGAAAGCGAGAAAGAAATTCCAATTCTCAAAACGTTAA
- the pyrH gene encoding UMP kinase: MKYKRILLKLSGEALMGNRQYGIDPERLADYASEIKEVVDQGVEVAIVIGGGNIFRGVAGASNGMDRVQGDHMGMLATVINGLALQSACEDAGIPTRLQTAIQINEVAEPFIRRKAMRHLEKGRVVIFGGGTGNPYFTTDSAAVLRAIEIEADVILKGTRVDGIYTADPEKDSSATKFDFISFDDVLTKGLKVMDTTAFTLSQENELPIIVFDMNTPGNLIKLIKGESIGTKVQM; this comes from the coding sequence ATGAAATACAAACGCATATTACTCAAATTATCTGGAGAAGCCCTGATGGGAAATCGCCAATACGGGATCGATCCAGAACGCCTCGCAGACTATGCCAGTGAGATCAAAGAAGTGGTCGATCAAGGTGTCGAGGTAGCGATAGTAATAGGTGGTGGTAATATTTTTAGAGGTGTTGCAGGAGCAAGCAATGGCATGGATCGCGTTCAAGGTGATCATATGGGAATGCTAGCTACAGTAATTAACGGTCTCGCTTTACAAAGTGCCTGTGAGGATGCTGGTATACCAACAAGATTGCAGACAGCTATTCAGATTAATGAAGTGGCAGAGCCTTTCATTAGAAGAAAAGCGATGCGTCATCTTGAAAAGGGACGTGTAGTAATCTTTGGCGGCGGAACAGGTAATCCGTATTTCACCACAGATAGCGCAGCGGTATTGAGAGCCATAGAAATTGAGGCAGATGTCATACTTAAAGGAACACGTGTAGATGGTATCTACACGGCAGATCCAGAAAAAGACAGCTCTGCAACTAAATTTGATTTCATATCCTTTGATGATGTATTGACCAAAGGTCTAAAAGTTATGGATACCACAGCGTTTACGTTGAGTCAGGAAAATGAGTTGCCAATTATAGTATTTGACATGAATACACCAGGTAACCTTATCAAGCTGATCAAGGGCGAATCCATAGGAACTAAAGTACAGATGTAA
- a CDS encoding sodium-translocating pyrophosphatase has protein sequence MEELVIYLPLVLAALGFVFMLTKRSWVMKQDAGDGKMKEIADHIYEGALAFLKAEYKLLTIFVIVVAVLLGIVSLVVPTTHWMILIAFIFGALFSAYAGNIGMKIATQTNVRTTQAAKTSLPKALKVSFGGGTVMGLGVAVLAVLGLTLFFIIFFHLFMNGEWAPAEFGGVMKTPGELMTIVLETLAGFSLGAESIALFARVGGGIYTKAADVGADLVGKVEAGIPEDDPRNPATIADNVGDNVGDVAGMGADLFGSYVATVLAAMVLGNYVIRDMGGDIINQGFGGIGPILLPMSIAGVGIIISVIGTLLVKISSNDAKESQVMGALNVGNWTSIVLVALSCFGLCYWLLPDTMTMSFYGEGMITISWINVFYATLVGLVVGAVISSVTEYYTGLGKKPILKIVQQSSTGAGTNIIAGLATGMISTFPSVILFAAAIWASYAFAGFYGVALAASAMMATTAMQLAIDAFGPISDNAGGIAEMSEQEPIVRERTDILDSVGNTTAATGKGFAIASAALTSLALFAAYVTFTGIDGINIFKAPVLAMLFIGGMVPVVFSALAMNAVGKAAMEMVQEVRRQFREIPGIMEGTGKPEYDKCVDISTKASLKEMMLPGVLTIGFPLVIAFVPMIFGMDSLAIAEMLGGYMAGVTVSGVLWAIFQNNAGGAWDNAKKSFEAGVMINGEMTYKGSDAHKAAVTGDTVGDPFKDTSGPSMNILIKLTCLIGLVIAPILGGHSEEVGTATIPTEIIIESETETETAQNEELLVACDAGMYYFKPANAAERALNPLAER, from the coding sequence ATGGAAGAATTAGTTATTTATCTGCCACTCGTACTGGCAGCTTTGGGGTTTGTATTTATGCTGACCAAAAGATCGTGGGTAATGAAGCAAGATGCTGGCGACGGTAAAATGAAGGAGATTGCAGACCACATCTATGAAGGAGCCCTAGCGTTCTTGAAAGCAGAATATAAACTACTTACCATATTTGTTATCGTTGTAGCGGTGTTGTTGGGAATCGTATCTCTTGTAGTACCTACCACGCACTGGATGATCTTGATCGCGTTTATTTTTGGAGCATTGTTCTCTGCCTATGCAGGAAACATCGGGATGAAAATTGCTACACAAACCAATGTTAGAACCACTCAAGCTGCAAAAACCAGTTTGCCAAAAGCCCTGAAGGTTTCCTTTGGCGGTGGAACGGTAATGGGATTAGGTGTTGCGGTACTTGCCGTATTGGGACTGACGTTGTTCTTTATTATTTTCTTCCATTTATTCATGAATGGTGAATGGGCTCCAGCCGAATTCGGCGGAGTGATGAAAACTCCAGGTGAGTTAATGACGATCGTTCTTGAAACGCTTGCCGGTTTCTCCCTAGGAGCAGAGAGTATTGCACTTTTTGCGAGAGTTGGTGGTGGTATTTACACTAAAGCTGCCGATGTAGGCGCTGACCTTGTAGGTAAAGTAGAAGCTGGAATCCCAGAAGATGATCCTCGCAACCCTGCAACCATTGCAGATAACGTAGGTGATAACGTAGGTGATGTTGCCGGTATGGGCGCTGACTTGTTCGGCTCTTATGTGGCGACCGTTCTAGCGGCCATGGTATTGGGTAACTATGTGATACGTGATATGGGTGGTGATATCATCAACCAAGGTTTTGGCGGGATAGGTCCTATCCTATTGCCTATGTCCATTGCTGGAGTTGGAATCATCATATCTGTCATAGGAACATTATTGGTAAAAATTAGCAGCAATGACGCCAAGGAATCTCAAGTTATGGGAGCGCTCAACGTGGGTAACTGGACATCAATTGTTCTTGTGGCACTTTCTTGTTTTGGATTGTGTTACTGGTTATTACCGGACACGATGACTATGAGCTTTTACGGTGAAGGAATGATTACAATTTCTTGGATCAATGTTTTCTACGCAACGCTAGTAGGTCTTGTAGTAGGAGCAGTCATCTCATCCGTAACGGAATACTATACAGGATTGGGTAAAAAACCTATTCTTAAAATTGTACAACAATCCTCTACTGGTGCAGGAACAAATATTATTGCCGGTCTTGCTACAGGTATGATATCAACTTTCCCATCTGTAATTCTTTTTGCTGCCGCGATCTGGGCATCCTATGCTTTTGCAGGATTCTATGGTGTGGCGCTTGCTGCAAGTGCGATGATGGCTACTACAGCTATGCAATTAGCGATTGACGCGTTTGGACCTATATCTGATAATGCCGGTGGTATTGCAGAGATGAGTGAACAAGAACCTATCGTACGTGAGCGTACGGATATTCTGGATTCTGTTGGAAACACGACGGCAGCAACTGGTAAAGGATTTGCCATCGCATCTGCAGCATTGACTTCGCTAGCACTTTTTGCAGCTTATGTAACGTTTACTGGAATTGACGGTATCAACATTTTCAAAGCGCCAGTACTGGCAATGCTATTCATTGGTGGAATGGTTCCCGTTGTATTTAGCGCACTTGCGATGAATGCTGTTGGTAAAGCTGCTATGGAAATGGTACAGGAAGTAAGAAGACAATTCCGTGAAATTCCAGGAATTATGGAAGGAACCGGAAAGCCAGAATACGATAAGTGTGTGGATATTTCTACCAAGGCATCGCTGAAAGAAATGATGTTGCCTGGAGTATTGACCATTGGATTCCCATTGGTGATTGCTTTTGTTCCAATGATTTTTGGAATGGATTCATTAGCCATTGCAGAAATGTTAGGTGGTTATATGGCTGGAGTTACCGTTAGTGGTGTTCTATGGGCGATCTTCCAGAACAATGCTGGTGGCGCCTGGGATAATGCCAAAAAGTCCTTTGAAGCTGGTGTGATGATCAACGGTGAAATGACTTATAAAGGTAGTGACGCTCATAAAGCAGCGGTTACCGGTGATACGGTTGGTGATCCATTCAAGGATACTTCTGGTCCATCCATGAATATCTTGATCAAATTGACTTGTTTGATAGGTCTAGTGATAGCTCCAATTCTAGGTGGTCACAGCGAGGAAGTTGGTACAGCCACAATCCCAACTGAGATCATCATTGAGTCTGAAACAGAAACAGAAACTGCACAAAACGAAGAGCTTTTAGTTGCTTGTGATGCTGGAATGTATTATTTCAAACCTGCAAATGCAGCAGAACGCGCTCTTAATCCTTTGGCAGAGAGATAA
- the frr gene encoding ribosome recycling factor, whose amino-acid sequence MNEEVDFVLDSAKEDMDKAIAHLEKSLLNIRAGKASPAMLGGVMVDYYGSQTPLTRVANVNTPDARTITVQPWEKGLIPEIEKGIMIANLGLNPMNNGESVIINVPVLTEERRVQLAKQAKAESEEAKIGVRNDRKVAMNELKKLDISEDLLKNAEDDVQQLTDKYIAQVEEMFVAKEKEIMTV is encoded by the coding sequence ATGAACGAAGAAGTAGATTTTGTTTTAGATAGCGCCAAAGAAGACATGGATAAAGCTATCGCTCACTTAGAAAAATCATTATTGAATATACGTGCCGGTAAAGCTAGTCCAGCAATGCTGGGTGGCGTTATGGTTGATTACTATGGTAGTCAGACACCTTTGACAAGAGTAGCAAATGTCAACACACCAGATGCACGCACGATCACTGTCCAACCTTGGGAGAAAGGATTGATTCCAGAAATTGAAAAAGGGATCATGATTGCCAACTTAGGATTGAATCCCATGAATAATGGCGAAAGTGTCATTATCAACGTTCCCGTGTTAACTGAAGAACGACGCGTCCAACTTGCAAAGCAAGCCAAAGCAGAAAGCGAAGAAGCAAAAATAGGTGTACGCAACGATCGCAAAGTGGCCATGAATGAACTTAAGAAATTGGATATATCTGAGGATCTTCTTAAAAATGCCGAGGATGATGTTCAACAACTAACTGATAAGTACATTGCTCAGGTGGAAGAAATGTTTGTCGCTAAAGAAAAAGAGATCATGACCGTGTGA
- the rpsB gene encoding 30S ribosomal protein S2: protein MANTIEVKDLLDAGVHFGHLTRKWDPNMAPYIYMERNGIHIINLYKTSAKLDEANAALRKIAASGRKILFVATKKQAKDIVAEHAKDAGMPYITERWPGGMLTNFVTIRKAVKKMATVDRMKKDGRYETLSKKERLQVDRMRAKLEKNLGSISDMSRMPAALFIVDTVREHIAVAEALNLGIPIFGMIDTNANPRDIDYVIPSNDDASRSIEIIIKSVTDAVKAGLEDRKTEKSEDDQPKPKKAAKADKKDDKPKKAAAKKADKSEEEE, encoded by the coding sequence ATGGCAAATACAATTGAAGTCAAGGATCTACTTGACGCTGGTGTACACTTTGGACACCTAACCCGCAAATGGGATCCCAACATGGCACCATATATCTATATGGAGCGCAACGGGATTCACATCATCAACCTTTACAAAACCAGTGCAAAACTGGATGAAGCTAACGCTGCATTGCGCAAAATCGCTGCATCTGGACGCAAGATCCTTTTTGTTGCTACTAAGAAGCAAGCTAAAGACATCGTCGCAGAACATGCAAAAGATGCTGGCATGCCTTACATCACAGAAAGATGGCCTGGTGGAATGTTGACCAACTTTGTAACTATCCGTAAGGCAGTTAAGAAGATGGCTACTGTTGACCGTATGAAAAAAGATGGTCGTTATGAAACTCTTTCTAAGAAAGAACGTCTTCAAGTTGACCGTATGCGTGCAAAGTTAGAAAAGAACTTAGGTTCTATCTCTGACATGTCTCGTATGCCTGCTGCCCTTTTTATCGTTGACACGGTACGTGAGCACATCGCCGTTGCAGAAGCATTGAATCTAGGAATACCAATCTTTGGTATGATTGATACTAATGCAAATCCACGTGATATCGATTATGTGATTCCATCTAATGATGATGCATCCAGATCTATCGAGATCATCATCAAGTCTGTTACTGATGCTGTTAAAGCTGGACTGGAAGATCGCAAGACTGAAAAGTCAGAAGATGATCAACCTAAGCCAAAGAAAGCTGCAAAAGCTGACAAGAAGGATGACAAGCCTAAAAAGGCCGCAGCTAAGAAAGCTGACAAATCTGAAGAAGAAGAATAA
- the tsf gene encoding translation elongation factor Ts: protein MAKITAAEVGKLRNTTGAGMMDCKKALVEAEGDFDKAIEILRKKGQKVAAKRADRDSSEGVVVAKINDDETRGILLSLNCETDFVAKNDSYVELANKVADIALDKNSKEEVLAADFDGMTVEEKLVEQTGVIGEKLEIGGFEVFEAPFVGAYVHGGKIGALTGLSTESKNKEEVAKSVSMQVASMGATTLSYKDFTPEFVQSETEARIAVIEKDNIELGRLGKPLKNIPKFISRSQVTDEALADAKAEYEAELKEQGKPEAIWDKIIPGKLERFISDNVSLDKELALLDQNFIMDDKLTVAEYVSSKDADVVGFKRVSLA, encoded by the coding sequence ATGGCAAAAATAACCGCCGCTGAAGTAGGTAAACTAAGAAACACCACCGGTGCTGGTATGATGGACTGTAAAAAGGCCCTTGTAGAAGCAGAAGGTGATTTCGATAAAGCAATTGAAATCCTTAGAAAGAAAGGTCAAAAGGTAGCTGCAAAGCGCGCCGACCGTGATTCTTCTGAAGGTGTTGTTGTTGCAAAGATCAATGATGATGAAACTAGAGGTATTCTTCTTTCATTGAATTGTGAAACTGACTTTGTAGCTAAGAACGATTCTTACGTAGAGCTTGCAAACAAGGTTGCAGACATTGCACTTGATAAAAATTCTAAGGAGGAAGTTCTTGCAGCAGACTTTGACGGTATGACCGTTGAAGAAAAACTAGTAGAGCAAACTGGAGTTATAGGTGAGAAACTAGAAATAGGTGGCTTTGAAGTATTTGAAGCTCCATTTGTAGGCGCTTATGTACATGGTGGAAAAATTGGTGCGTTGACTGGTCTTTCAACTGAAAGTAAGAACAAGGAAGAAGTAGCAAAATCTGTAAGTATGCAAGTAGCTTCCATGGGAGCAACAACGCTTTCTTATAAAGACTTCACTCCAGAATTCGTACAATCAGAAACTGAAGCTCGTATCGCTGTGATCGAGAAGGACAATATTGAATTAGGACGTTTAGGCAAGCCGCTTAAAAATATTCCTAAGTTCATCTCAAGATCACAAGTAACTGATGAAGCTCTTGCAGATGCAAAAGCTGAATATGAAGCTGAATTGAAAGAGCAAGGCAAACCAGAAGCTATTTGGGATAAAATCATCCCAGGTAAACTAGAGCGTTTCATCTCTGACAACGTTTCTCTTGATAAAGAATTGGCTCTATTGGACCAGAACTTTATCATGGATGACAAACTTACCGTTGCAGAATATGTAAGTTCAAAAGACGCTGATGTTGTAGGATTCAAGAGAGTTTCTCTAGCCTAA
- a CDS encoding TlpA family protein disulfide reductase: MNRILILACLILIVGCKKDQEPIEENLLDLNLYLTTEEKIDSVWINDITQNRERLSMVYSDTMRFKFKDSINDLYNIWFWRNGEIVSSPNPDSQLWLKGDKIQIKGKIEKKLIVDTLLNSPMYYSSKDFRQEYRELFKNETSAGEKNKFIIQQIKDNKNGALSLEMAGYYYRLNENNPENLRILNQILLQQNVTLRNHPTFNVFEQVNTKLNDYPIDLSKYSFLDVENKPIELNLDASDKYLIDAWFVACPPCVTDHKIMAEELELLESKGVKVIGISIDQEYDVWKEYLVKNKYNWQNYRVNPDKPRDELDKDLRLGAYPNYFLLNGNRNILISTNSYDEIKEYLKINS, from the coding sequence ATGAATAGAATCCTAATTTTAGCATGCTTAATCCTTATCGTTGGTTGCAAAAAAGATCAAGAACCAATTGAAGAAAACCTATTGGACCTCAACCTATACTTGACTACTGAAGAAAAAATTGACAGTGTCTGGATAAATGATATTACTCAAAACCGAGAAAGACTTTCCATGGTATATAGTGATACCATGCGCTTCAAGTTTAAAGACAGCATCAATGATTTGTATAATATTTGGTTTTGGAGAAACGGAGAAATCGTATCGAGTCCCAATCCAGATTCTCAATTGTGGTTAAAAGGGGATAAAATTCAAATAAAAGGGAAAATTGAAAAAAAACTTATTGTCGATACGTTATTAAATTCTCCCATGTATTACTCTTCCAAAGATTTTAGGCAGGAGTATCGGGAACTTTTTAAAAATGAGACCAGTGCTGGAGAAAAAAATAAGTTTATTATTCAGCAGATTAAGGATAATAAAAACGGTGCTCTTTCTCTTGAAATGGCAGGCTACTATTATAGATTGAATGAAAACAATCCCGAAAACCTGAGAATCTTAAATCAGATTTTACTCCAGCAGAATGTTACTTTACGGAATCATCCTACATTCAATGTGTTTGAACAAGTAAATACGAAACTAAATGACTACCCTATAGACCTTTCGAAATATTCATTTCTTGATGTAGAGAATAAGCCAATTGAATTAAACCTTGATGCAAGTGATAAATATTTGATTGATGCTTGGTTTGTAGCTTGCCCACCATGTGTGACTGACCATAAGATAATGGCTGAAGAACTAGAGCTTTTAGAATCTAAAGGAGTAAAAGTTATAGGAATCTCTATTGATCAGGAATATGATGTCTGGAAAGAATATCTAGTAAAAAATAAATATAATTGGCAGAACTATAGGGTCAATCCAGATAAGCCAAGAGATGAACTGGATAAGGATCTTAGGCTTGGCGCCTACCCAAATTATTTCCTTTTGAATGGAAACAGAAATATTCTAATCTCAACCAATTCATATGATGAGATCAAAGAATATTTAAAAATCAATAGCTAA
- a CDS encoding outer membrane beta-barrel protein, with the protein MGIHLGLSYDLPITNAIIFSPRIAYSQQGTTKSDAEKDRRDNGSFSSVDFRYKLDYLNIPLQFKFFNQPYLIAGPYAGFVISEERYNQDFGELESKVDYGFNLGVGFNIQNFFTELNIQQGFATLIELEETQSSDGFKPRNTIIQLSVGYRFN; encoded by the coding sequence ATTGGTATACATCTAGGGCTCAGTTATGATTTACCAATTACAAATGCTATAATATTCAGTCCAAGAATTGCCTATTCTCAGCAAGGCACCACAAAATCTGATGCCGAAAAAGATCGCAGAGATAATGGTTCCTTTTCGTCGGTTGATTTTAGGTATAAGCTGGACTATTTAAATATTCCGCTACAATTTAAATTTTTCAATCAACCGTATTTGATCGCAGGACCTTATGCTGGTTTTGTAATAAGTGAGGAAAGGTACAATCAAGATTTTGGAGAATTAGAAAGTAAAGTTGATTATGGCTTTAATCTGGGAGTAGGCTTTAATATTCAGAACTTCTTTACAGAGCTTAACATTCAACAAGGTTTTGCCACCTTAATTGAGTTAGAAGAAACACAGAGCTCAGATGGATTTAAACCGAGAAATACAATTATCCAACTATCGGTAGGGTATAGGTTCAACTAA